ATCTATTTAAATAAAAGAGGTTTACACATTCCATTCCACAATCCTCTCCTgtaaccccccctcccaaacaGTGCcccatgatgatgtcatcactcTGTGGGACGAGGCGTATGCCAAGGTGGCACGCAGTGGCCGCTCCATCCAGAGGGTGGACAGGAAGGGTTTATTTGGCCTGTACCGGGACTACAGGCCGCTTGCCAGGGGCCAAGGTGCACACTGGGGCGGCCAGCACTACTGGGAAGTGGAGGTGGGCAGGAAGCTGGACTGGAgcgttggggtgtgtgtggaggcgtcACCTGGCAAGCTGCAGGAGCAGGGGATGCTGTACCTAAAGCATGGCAGGGGCTACAGTGTGGTAGCTGGGGGCCAGGAGACCCCCCTGAACCTGCAGAGTCGACCGTGgcgagtgggtgtgtatctggaCTGTGATGAAGGCCGGGTGTCGTTCTATGATGCCGACAGCCTGATTCTGTTCCACACTGCAGAGTTTGGTACTGgtatgcccctctctctctgcctttctccagGGACCCATCTGGACGGGGGAAACTATGATGCCCTAACAGTGTGCAGCTATCAGCCTATGTCTCGAAGTGATGTGGACTTCCTTAAGGGCTGCTGGAGAGGCACACAGGGCTGGGATGAGGTCTTGTGGGGGTGACCAGAGGGCAGGTCGGGAATGTGGAAATTATGATGGCACATCTCTGAGTTTTTACCTTTTAATTGATCACATTATCAATGGCTGCACCAAGTACCAGTGCCCTGGTCCTCAGGCACTGTCTACCTTGAACAGTGAAGCACTAGCATGGCTCGCGGACACAAGCTTAGTTATTTAACAacattatgaaatgtattttgagacatacgaatatatatatatataccttttAATTTAATGTGGTCTCAGATTTTTCTTTTAGGTTTATCTGCACTATTCGTGTTAAGCACATTGCAACACCCATTGGCCTGTGAAATGTGATATTAAATAGCACATTGGAATTTGGAAAATGGATAATATTGCGTCATTGCATAAATAAAGGGTAaaatttaaaagaaagaaaaacagtgtgGGTCAGTTTTTATGCTTGACTCAATTGAGTACAGTCAGTGGATGTGTAGATGTTCGGCCTCCATGTATATATTCCCATGCATTCGGTCTCAGTCCACTAGCGTATTGGGGAGGAACAGCAGCTGTGGCTTCACAGATGCTCTATCCCTACCTCCCTGTTTGCTGAACAAGCCCCTTTCAATATCTGAATGTGTTTAGTGGATTGAATGCTAAGGGATGGTGGATCCACTTGCTTCAGAGCATGAGGACCCCTAGTGTATGGtaatttaggtgtgtgtgttcatctgggAAATGTCTTCACCTACTGGCTGTATGTAGCAGTGCAtgtgagacacaaacacctTGAATTAcacaccatttaaaaaaaggacaaTAGTATAGATTATTACTTTATTGGATATATTTACAAACAAGCACATGCAAGGAGCTTGACTGACTTGAGTGACTTTGCAAGGACTTAGTacatatgtgttagtgtgctgCTAGCGGGCAATACCATAAAGAGCTACACAacccactgatacacacacacacacacacacacacacacaggcacacacacttactcacacatacacacaacaccagatagatagaaagagagataaacaaaagagaaacagggagaaaaCAGCTAAATGGCTTCCACAAGTTACAGAAATAGTAACACATCAACTATGAAACATATTTCATTTTCCATTAAATAAATACCATATCCccatatatatctatatttatGTACTGATGAAAAAGAACATcgaaacaaaccaaaaaacatTGATTCCTGATATTGATGTTTTTCATCTTGCACCAAAGGTTGCAATATCCCACAGCAGTAAAGATGGTATGAAATCCATTACTGTTACAGGAAAAACAGTACAGGCTTTTCAAATTATCCTGAATACAATCAACACCTTAAACAAGAACCCAAGTATTCCCTGATCCTCAGCACCCTTCCTCTGCATTTCCTTCCTCACTTCCTGGATGAAGACTACAGCTCCTGAAACTCAGGATTTACTCTGATGCGTACTTGACACAGTTGTTGTCTAATTGTCAGGTCTTGTAAATTCTTTCactgaaatgcaaatgaaaagCATACATTTCAAATAAGAAATACACAGTGTTACATACTCAATCACACCCGTGCCTGATGTAGCTACTAGAACGTTATGTTTCTTCTAtccttgttgtttatttatttgtcatttattataattttttgggAGATAAGCAGACAAAATTCTGTATGGACATGTTGGCACCATGCTTTGGTTATATGACATCAAGTGTAATCAGGgccatagctagctagctaatcctGGTGATCCTGTAGAAATCTCAACTTCTCGAGTAAAGCGCAAAAATCTATGCGGCCTGCCTGGCGTCCCTGAGCCCCTATCCAGTGCAGGGCCCCCCGAATCTTTCAGGGTCCCCGACCCGACTTCCCCTCTGCTGCATCCCTGACTGTGGAGTATCTAGCCTGGAGGGGTCACTGAGCTCAGCTGGGCCTCAGATACCCCCCAATTAGTATGGACTGAATCCACATCACACACCTTTCCTGATAAACCAAGGCTGTGGTAAAGAAAGGAGTGCATCAGCAGCAGACTTAGAGCAGGTCGATGGAGGcttgagatagagagagaggagttggcGTGGCACGAGGGCTTTGCAGGGGTTGGCTTAAATCAGTTGTCCGCAGATCCAGCTGATGCTGTTACATGGTAgaggtgagcatgtgtgttccACGCTCGGCACAACTCCACACAAAGGCCTCTCAAAGCTGCACCTATAACCCTTACAGCGTCATGGGTTCTTAACTACAAAGTTTATGGATGAAATATGATCTACAAAGAAGCTTTCAGCATGGGGTTCTAAGTAAAGTCCTCTAGGTGTTATTCAATAAGGATAAGTTGGAATAACTGATACAACTTTCTACTAAGAACCCATAAAGGTTCTGCTTAGAAGCTATGAAAAAGATTGTTTTTGATACAAATGTTTCACCAGAAGGTTTAAGTGCAATCCATATAGATTCCAAACAGAACAGTCAAGGGTTCTCCCAATGAACCTGTTCTTCTCAGTGCAAAGGTTGATGAACGGCAGGACCTGATAGTGTGCCATGCAGCTTCAGACTTCATCACTTTATCCAAAATATCAAAAACTAACGAATTTAACTAATAAAAGACGTCAATCACAATgatcaaaacatgaaaacagaGGGCTACCCAAGCCATGTGTATCGTACAGTACGGCATATGCATAGTCATCAATATCAAGCCTACAGTGCTATCGAACAATCATACTAATTAAAAGATTGTTGAGGATTAACATGAggacacaccatcacaccaccATCCTGTAGTACTACTTCTACTGAGTATAACAATAATGACAAATAATATGATGCAATGGAGGTGCTTTGGGGAAGACACATTTAGATAATGACTTGCCAtagcatttgtgtgttgtatttaGGTACTTATTTAGATACTTTTTAAATTATTAATTTGGGAGGTTTGGCAGATTAAACAGATTACCAGGCATACAATAGGGTCACAAACACGTTGCTTCCTTAGAGGGACTTGAACAAGCGagagatttttttgttttcagagagagagagagagagagaaaagagagacagaaaagagttGCCCTAAGTACTCAGACAGACGTCTAAGGGTCTGTCCATTATTATCTGTTAAGTGCATTGCATTTTGTTCACTCTGTGCATATTTTGAAGTTGCATTCACTGGCTAATATCTAAATTGGTAGTGATTTGTGCATTTGCCAAATACCTTCCTTTATAAGtattttttgtatatgtataaCCTTTTTTAAATCTAGCTTTATTATTTTTTGTCGTTTTTAGGGACTTACAATGTGTCAGTATCTTCTAAGGATGTTTTAAATTTTTACATTATTACTAAATAACTGCATACCAATAGTTTAACaatagtttttcttgtttatcTATCCGTCTATCTATCTTGGAAAATCAATCTATAttcatatagtatatatgtatatgtataatttatacagtatgtgttttcaACCTTATTTAAGCCAAATGCCAACATTAGCATAAACATCTTACATATCACGAACCAGGCAACTGGGATAGGAGATTAACATTAAACATCTACAAGCTACTAATCTACTACATTTCATATtcgtttctttttctctttattatttatttttcttttcaggTCTTCACCTTTTTGACCTTAATTGATCAGAAGATAATTAAAGAGGTCACAAGATGAGAGAGGCGTAACCAATGGGCACAagcccctccttctctccttgaCGACAACGAATCCAATCTTGGTCCACGCTTCCAAGTACAATGAGCTCCTCCCCCTTTTGGAAACTCAGCTCCGCCCCTGAGCCTGAATGGTCACAAAGTGTTCGCACTGCCCTGATGAACAAATAGGTAGACCAATCATATCACTGTTATCAGTAACGATCCTACTCAGACCAATGAAAGCAATTCTGAAGGCACTTTCCAACCATTGCTAAAATATTAACTGAAAACCTCCAGAATGCGTCAATAGACAATATAACTCACAATCATACGCcaaattttatttttataaaatgtaatttaaaataGCCATGACATCATTTACAGCAATTTCATTGTAGCAATGATGTGACTATCATTAGCTATGTCACATTAGCTAAGATGGAGAACAGAGATGCcctgtatgtttttatttatgaagAAGGGAGGTCATGTTGGGAAAACTCTTACCTGGTGCCTTTTGGTTTGTCTTGAGTttcttgtctctccttctcagcGGGGTTCGTTGTCTTTGTCTCCACATGGATCCTGTCGGGCAGAGCGGGCTGGTGGCTGCTGACCATGCGTGTGAGGACAGACACACCGGGAGCCAACCACTGAGACGGACGCCtgggagagtcagagaggggAATAAGACACAATGGCAAGGGTGAAGAAACACGCAGAattggaggtggagagagagtagGCTACCTCTTCTCACAGGTGAAACTAAttacaataaattaaataatcACACTGATAAACCACAGTCATGTGCacgtggaaacacacacaaacaaactcatacCAAGACATACataatgagaacacacacacacacacacacacacacacacacacacacacagacacacagacacacagacacactgcacacctGGCCTGTGTGGTAAGTGATGGAGGGTTGGAGGGACTCTTAGAGGCTCCAAACAGCCTCTCCAGCCCCCAGGGCACGGCCACGCTGCTGGCCCAGGGAGAGACCTCCTCCTGGGGGTGGGAGCGGAGGACGCCTGGCTCTCTGCGGGTGTCTGGGGACATCCCTGTGGTCACATCCTCAGAAGCCTCTGAGTTGGAGGAGCCCAAAGAGCTCAGATTCTGTCCCAGGCGCTCCCCCCAGCGGACCACTGCCCCCCAGCCCTGCTGGATGGCCTGCCCTGCCTGCTGGGACAGGTTGTGCCCACTGTCATCTAGAGGTGGCGCTATGCCTTTCTCCCGTACCCACTGAAGTTGAGGGCTCGTCTCTCCGTGACTGGCAAACGGCAAGACAGGCACAGGGCCACGACTGGCTGACTGGACTACCCCTCCAGCCAATGGCTTGGACAAGCTTGAGAGAGCtttgctctgattggctgtgtcgGATTCTAGCCTTCCTACATCGTGCTCTAACACACTCTCCAGGCGACGCCCCAGGAACAAGCCCTGGGAAGAGACCCTGAAGCCCAGGTCTTGATTGGGTGGGCTGTGTAAGTctgggctgtgattggctggagtgtcAGCAGGGGAGGCGGGGTCAAGGTGGTGGTGTTGGAACAGCAGGTCAAGATTAAAGGTCAAGAGGGACAGAGGTTgtagcaggaggaggagctccTCAAAGAGAGgctgacaggaagtgagagacAACCTCATGAAGGAGTTTGGTCGATAGTATGTCAACAACACAtctgagagagggaaaaatggtaagatagagagagagagagagaatgctgaaTATGCTTCAGAGATCATTATCGTTGATGATACaacataaaacaatacaaagcCATGAAATGAAGGTGATGTACAAACATACCACTACATGTCTGCAGGTGAGAGATCCAGTAATCAAGCAGTTTGATGCTgcaggagagaacacacagtaAGTCACTGACGTAAACTACACAATGTCTCAGTCGTatacgcgcacgcacgcacgcacgcacacacgcgcacgcagacacgcacgcacgcacacacacacacacacacacacacacacactggtctaaCATCATCGGTCACATCATTTCTACTATGATTCTGACTTCTCCAGAGCAGGCTGACAGGCAGGTCCCATCAGGGTGTATGTCAAAAAAGTATGGAGGGTTAGGACTGGCGCAGTGCTTACTTGAGGAGGCCGAGCAGGAAGGAGTTGAACCTGTGCCGACTCTGCCTCAGCTGGGGCAGCTCGGCCACTCTACACTGCAGACTGTGCAGGCCCTGAGTACTGGGGCCTACAGGAGAGCCAGGGGAACATGAGAGAAACTTCAGATGTCAAACAAATCTGGCTGACATCATTTCAACATACTGCAGGAGCTGTAATGCAAATAAAagcagacagtggaagagaaagaatgtctgtctgtctctgtctgtctctgtctgtctgtctgtctgtctgtctgtctgtctgtctgtctgtctgtctgtctgtctgtctgtctgtctgtctgtctgtctgtctgtctgtctgtctgcacgtgGGAGGTGCCTGTGTAAAGCGAGAGAACAGTGACTGAGAATAAGTGACTCAACCCTTTAGGGATCTGTGAAACGGGGTGGTGAAatgaggagaggtagaggtgaAAGAGGAAAGCAAGGGGAttgaggcagaaagagagagacagagagaaagacaatacATGGCTACTGAAGCACAGTTATCCCAAAGCATGTTTGACCCTTGTGTTGACCTGGCTTGGTGGAGGCCTGCACGAGTCCCCAAGGTGAATTTGGCCTTCTGCCTGCAATCAGGTCACTTTGGTGGGGCTTGAGTCCATCGGACAGCAGGGTGCGGAGGGCTGGGCAAAGGCACTGCAGTACCAGACGGCCCAGAGCAGGGTTTATACTACTATCCCCAGAGAGTGCCTGCAAAGgcaaaccagagagagagagagaaagaaagaaagaaagagagagagagacagagagagaaaacaggaaagTGGAGGAAGATGAAAGAACAAAGCAGATGGATAGAGGATGGAGGCATAATtaacagaaaaacagatggGCGTTTTAAGGGTAAAAATAGAAATGTAGGATTAATGTAGGGTCAAAGGGACCAGGAGTAAAATAGAAAACAAGAAaatggagagtgggagagattgtgtgtgtgtgtgtgtgtgtgtgtgtgtgtgtgtgtgttggggggggggggggtagtaatAACATAAACAACAGATTTATTGAAAACATG
The DNA window shown above is from Clupea harengus chromosome 11, Ch_v2.0.2, whole genome shotgun sequence and carries:
- the LOC105906722 gene encoding RUN and SH3 domain-containing protein 1, whose product is MPPPTPASLSLFREMRHLTLEGDGQAEPHPSQRIGCSISAGNLWNMGREREGDGQQREEEDEEEEQVRGRADGGRTLESRTTAVRSLSFAGSVQRAGAWMGDDDDASFALKGVGLSSQCLQEKRALVSAVSLAVEAILAQFSSSRTLVQKSLLVDKALSGDSSINPALGRLVLQCLCPALRTLLSDGLKPHQSDLIAGRRPNSPWGLVQASTKPGPSTQGLHSLQCRVAELPQLRQSRHRFNSFLLGLLNIKLLDYWISHLQTCSDVLLTYYRPNSFMRLSLTSCQPLFEELLLLLQPLSLLTFNLDLLFQHHHLDPASPADTPANHSPDLHSPPNQDLGFRVSSQGLFLGRRLESVLEHDVGRLESDTANQSKALSSLSKPLAGGVVQSASRGPVPVLPFASHGETSPQLQWVREKGIAPPLDDSGHNLSQQAGQAIQQGWGAVVRWGERLGQNLSSLGSSNSEASEDVTTGMSPDTRREPGVLRSHPQEEVSPWASSVAVPWGLERLFGASKSPSNPPSLTTQARRPSQWLAPGVSVLTRMVSSHQPALPDRIHVETKTTNPAEKERQETQDKPKGTRAVRTLCDHSGSGAELSFQKGEELIVLGSVDQDWIRCRQGEKEGLVPIGYASLIL